From Salvia splendens isolate huo1 chromosome 3, SspV2, whole genome shotgun sequence, a single genomic window includes:
- the LOC121793914 gene encoding growth-regulating factor 1-like, which yields MMSGGGGRSSSGGTRFPFTASQWQELEHQALVFKYMVSGMPIPPDLLFTIRTSLDSSLSSKFLIHQPQHIGWNSFNMGFGRKIDPEPGRCRRTDGKKWRCSKEAYPDSKYCERHMHRGRNRSRKPVEIPSPTSAAASPSLHGRSVSASSSSTAPISYLTSAAAESHFLYPHFPSSRPAAESANFFLDSHPPLKDCRLGIKGESDFFSSETLKHNNNNAYHSDQSYRQYEQDRYCTSEERPKKVMHHFIDEWAPKETDTDDKMPTHLSISVPNSLHDFFVTQK from the exons atgatgagtggtggtggtgggaggAGTAGTAGTGGTGGTACAAGGTTTCCTTTCACTGCCTCGCAGTGGCAAGAGCTTGAGCATCAAGCTCTTGTGTTCAAGTACATGGTCTCAGGCATGCCCATTCCTCCAGATCTCCTCTTCACCATCAGAACCAGCCTCGATTCCTCTCTCTCCTCCAAATTCCTCATCCACCAACCCCAACATA TTGGATGGAACAGCTTCAACATGGGATTCGGCCGGAAGATCGACCCGGAGCCGGGGCGGTGCCGGAGGACGGACGGCAAGAAGTGGAGGTGCTCGAAGGAGGCGTATCCCGATTCGAAATACTGCGAGAGGCACATGCACCGTGGCCGAAACCGTTCAAGAAAGCCTGTGGAAATTCCGTCGCCCACTTCCGCTGCAGCCTCGCCGTCGCTTCACGGCCGCAGCGTGTCGGCATCCTCCTCGTCGACGGCTCCCATTTCTTACCTCACGTCCGCGGCCGCGGAATCGCACTTTCTCTACCCTCATTTCCCCTCTTCCCGACCTGCCGCGGAGAGCGCGAACTTTTTCCTCGATTCGCACCCTCCGCTTAAAGACTGCAG GCTCGGGATTAAAGGCGAAAGCGACTTTTTCTCATCCGAGACGTTGAAACATAATAACAACAATGCATACCACTCCGATCAGAGCTACCGCCAATACGAGCAGGACCGGTACTGCACATCGGAGGAACGGCCGAAGAAAGTGATGCACCATTTCATCGACGAGTGGGCACCAAAAGAGACCGACACTGACGACAAAATGCCGACGCACCTGTCTATATCGGTTCCGAATTCGCTGCATGACTTCTTTGTGACACAAAAATG A